ATTTGTTTTAAAGCAAAGTTCAAAATCTCAACTAATTAAACATCTTCCTGATCAGCAGTCATTTTAACAGTgctatgttttttaaatgaaagataaaatctgtgtgtgtgtgtgtgtgtgtgtgtgtgtgtgtgtgtgtgtgttgcaaataGTTTTTTaccattcaggctaagcacaaaATGtcaccaaagaataaataaatacctacGGCATACCTGCCACACTGTGGTCATTTTCCTCATCTGCTGAGGGCTTTCCAGGGTCTCTGCatctccacctgcctctaccagTAATGGCTGTGGTCCTGCCCCCCAGAACCGCCCTCTGGAGGGCAGCTGCTCTTTGTCGATTTGCTGTGCAGCCTGCAGTTGGATAGCCTGGACCTCACAGGCAATTCCAGAAACTCAAATGGCACTAGATAGAGTCCCTCTAAATCTTTTTTTAGTACAGTTTGGCAAATATCCCAAATGAAATTCAACTCTAAGTTAAAAGTATCAAACCGAGATAGAGCTAAGTGCCTCTGCGACTCTCTGGGCTGTTTGGAGAGCTTAGGAATGGAAACCCAATTGTCTCCCCCTGAAGGGGCTGCAAACACCTGTTGCTTTATCACGGCAGAACAGTAACTGCAGATGGAGGAGTCCGAGAGCAACCGCTGCTGGGAGCATCTTTAAGAGCCAACGACCCCGCCCCCTCTCAATCTCAGACACGCTGGTGTCAGACCCACTCTATCCCACAGCGACAGGAACAGCAAGCATTAAAACAGACACCTGACTGGGTTTGTTCGGTGTTTCCGGGGACTCCAGCGCtgtcagggtttctctctctctacctgctgatttgaaatgcattttggttttgttgctgttgtttgtttctaaggagggaagggaaggtttATAAGGCTGTCTGGAGAGACTATGGCTAGATGGCCAAGTCACCAGGTCTGGCCCGCCCGATGCTGGCCTTGCTGGACCTTCCTGGGTCCAGGAGGGCCAAGGGTGGGGAATGCATCTCCACTGTGGTGGCCAAggcctgctctccctcctctggcGTCACCACCAAGGCACTCTCCTCTAagctgctgccactgctgtccgTGAGCCCCTTCCGACCCTCAGGGCTGGACGCTGCCGAAGAGGCCTTGCTGGCTGGAGTCTGCCGCTCCGGCACTCGGCTGGTCCAGTTCTGCTCTGTGACTAGATGGTGGCCATTACAGTGCTTGACAGGGGGGTCTCTGCCTTGTGCATCATTCAGGGTTACCACTGTGAAGTctgccggtggtggtggtgggcccCCAGGGAACCCTGTGGCCCTGGCTTGTATTGGGGGACAGGCGGGGTGTGTGTAGTAAGGTGGGAGCCCAATGGAGGCGCTGGGCGGATCAGAGCTGGAGGCCTGAGGTTGGGGTTCCAAGGGCTTGTGTTTGGTTTCTGAGGCATCTGGGCTGAAGTGGTTGGTAACCCCCTGCTTGAGCTTCTTCCAGCCCAGGTGGTAAATCTCCAGCATGTTGAGCACCAGTGACGCACAGGCCACAGCAAGCATGAAGATGACGAAGATGGTCTTCTCCGTGGGCCTAGAGATGAAGCAGTCTACCGTGTTGGGGCAGGGCCAGCGGTCACAGCGGTAAAGTGGCTGCAGCTGGAAGCCATATAGAAAGTACTGGCCCGCGATGAAGCCCACCTCGAAGAGCGTCTTGAAGATGATGTTGAAGACGTAGGTCCGCAGCAGCGCGCCGGCAATGCGCACCTTACCGCGGTCATCACGCAGTGGCGGGTCCCGCGGACTCGCTGTACGCATCGGCTCGCGGCCACGGCCGTGCTGAGGGTTGTCTCTCCTCAGCAGCTCCTCCTCCcgctccctcttcttctcctccatgCGCACGATGTGCAGCACGTGGCCCAGGTAGATGAGGGTGGGCGTGGACACGAAGATGATCTGCAGCGCCCAGAAGCGGATGTGCGAGATGGGGAAGGCACGGTCGTAGCAGACGTTCTCACAGCCGGGCTGCTGCGTGTTGCAGGTGAAGTCTGACTGCTCGTCGCCCCACACCTCCTCGGCCGCTGCCCCCAGCACCAGGATTCGGAAGATGAACAGCACGGTCAGCCACACCTTGCCGATGACTGTGGAGTGCTCCTGCGCGTTCTCCAGCAGCCGCCCCAAGAAGCTCCAGTCGCCCATCGCTCCCAGCTAACCTGCAAGGGGAACATGGCTGTTACTACTGGGGAGAGCAGGACAAGGCAGCAGCATGCAGCATGCAGCATGCAGCATGCAGTGTGCTGCCAGCCCTCAGTAGCTTCGGGTCCCACCAACCTCAGATCCGAAGCAGGTGGAGGCCTAGGGTGGGgccgcatgcctgtaatcccagaaccagaaccagggaggctCAGCTACCCAGAACGAccttgtattatttattattattattattattattattcctcctccacctcctcctccttcctcttcctccttcttcctcttcctcctcctcctccctggcaAAACTGTGCTAATAACCTAAGTTAGATCCTGGGAATTCATTtagaagaaccaactcctgaaagttgtcttctgatccctACACATTGGCCATGGCACATatgcacctgtactcacacacatcagacacatatacacaccgtaatagtaataaataaagtaatttaaaaatatttgctggtTGCAATTGTCCTGTATTTGCATTTTGCTGTCATTATCCCCTAAACAACATAATATGGCAACAATTTCCAcagcatttacattgtattagatATCTTAAATCACCCAGAGATGACATGTGGTATGAAGAGGGATGAGACAGATTCTTTGCAAATATTTCGCCATTTTATAGAAGGGACCTGGAATCTGTGGGGGTCCTGGAGCCAGTGCAATCCCCATAGACACTGAGTACCAATCACCACTACGACTCAGCAGCCGTCACAGAAGGCAATTCTGGTTTAAATGACTTAACCGCCCTCCTGATCCCTCACTTCAGGGATGAGGAAGCCGGGGCACAAGGACAGAAATGCATCCCCTGCCTCTAACTCTGTGTCCCCTTCTCTCCAGAATGCCTCTGCATAGAGTCGGGGGACCTGGCTCAACTCCCGACCTCTGCCTTTCTGCGCCCATGGGATTACAGAACATTTGCCAAACTGCTGCCCTTTGGGGGCAACCATCTAAACTCTTGCCTTGCTGATCTACCACCTCACccattattcattttctctttctccacatcaATACTTTATATAATGCTAAATCTTAAATACAAGGCTCTTTCCTACTATTAtacaattataatattttaattattataaaagcATTCATACCAGAAATAGATGGTAGCTTTAAGAAAAAATACACTGACACTACTCAGCAGGCAAGAGGACTGCCCAAAGTTCAGAGTCGCCTGGTCTGCCTAACCAGTTCCAACCAGCTAGGGCTCCATGTCAAcaactatctcaaaataaacaaacaaaataccaataacagtattatcatcattattactattattttggcCAGAAGCTCTTACTAAACATTCTTGGttcaaaagaaaatcaagaggcttagaggggggtggggtgtgttGGCAAACACCTTAATCTTAGTACTTGATAGGCGCtagaggaggatcagaagttccagatcatcctcggctacataggacatttgaggccagcttgggataggTGGGGccttatttaaaaacataaaatacatacgAACAAGCATGGGAAAAGATGTATCCTCAGCAAAGATGACTGGCTCCCAGATTCTTCACAGATGATAAAGCCACTGGGTGCTCGGCAGTGTGGGCCTTGCATAGAACCTATGTCTCCCTTCTGTACACTTCAAACCATCTCTGGCTAACGCTATCACACCTGGTACTCCATGATGCTATGCAAATGGTGGCTGTGATCGTTAATCTTCACTGCCAACTTGtctagatttagaatcacctaggagttGGGTGAGCCCCACTTCTGGGTATGTCTGAGGGTATTTCCAGAGACGATGAACTGAGTGGGCAAGACCCAACCCTGTACTCAGGCCACAACATCCAAATGGGTTGGGGGACTAGAGAGAGTGGGAAAAAGTGAAAGTGAGAAGGCAGTGGAGCTCGGGTGTCAGTGTGAGCCACTTGGCTCTTCCAggccctccccaccatgatgcactgaacctctgaaaccatgagctaaaTAAATAAGTTGTCTTCCTGTTACCTTGTCATGTGATGAGAAAGATGACTAACGGTTACACCACATTGTTTAGGGAAAAACaaccaaggttaaaaaaaaaccctctggttGGGTCAGTTGGCTGGGAGTCAGGGTTGACTGCTAGTGTGGAATGGACACTTTCCAAGGCCACCATGAAGAAGAACCACAAGAAAGGATCAATTTTATCACCATTTCAATAATTAACAAACCACCTAAAATCACCTCACCTATCATGTATGAAATCTCTGTGGTCCCCATGGAAGCCCAGACTGGATACTTGGGCAACACTGGATGGGACAGCCATAGGCAGAGGCTCATTGGGACCTGAGCACTACTATGTACTCAAGAAGTACCCAGAGTTGGCTGTCCATGGATTCCTCCTTAGGACCAAGGCTCCAGTCCAACACAGCAAGGCCTGCAGCAACTAATCACTCAGTATCATTAGTGGGTACACAGCATGTCTTCAGTACTGTGTTGGCTGTCAGGGGatcacacacacagctgcagtatGGGTATTATTATTGTACTAGCTAAAGGCAAGTGGGAGAGGCCCAGGGGCTTTGGATTTGGGGTGGAGTGTGGTGGGCCCAGACAGGGCTCAAGAAGGCATCTGGTGGTGCTCTGTCTGTGGACATCACTCCTGCAGGGCACACCCTCAGCAAGGTCTGTGGACAGGAGGCCTTCTCTCTCTGAGCCTGGTCACTGAAGGGCTaccatgatggttaatcttgtcaAGTCAATGAGATTCAGAAGCACCATGGGAATCAACCTCTAGGCCTGTTTGTGAGGGAGTTCCTAGATGaggttaactgaggtgagaagacccactctaaatgtAGGCAGCTCCATTGCACGGGCTGGTTTTCTGGGctgaataaaaaagaaggaagagagctgaGTAGTGGCATGCCTGACTGCCGATGCAATAGGACCAGCTCCTGGCAAGTCAGCCTAGCCAATTGGTGAGCTTTGGGTTCAATA
The nucleotide sequence above comes from Peromyscus maniculatus bairdii isolate BWxNUB_F1_BW_parent chromosome 9, HU_Pman_BW_mat_3.1, whole genome shotgun sequence. Encoded proteins:
- the Gja3 gene encoding gap junction alpha-3 protein — encoded protein: MGDWSFLGRLLENAQEHSTVIGKVWLTVLFIFRILVLGAAAEEVWGDEQSDFTCNTQQPGCENVCYDRAFPISHIRFWALQIIFVSTPTLIYLGHVLHIVRMEEKKREREEELLRRDNPQHGRGREPMRTASPRDPPLRDDRGKVRIAGALLRTYVFNIIFKTLFEVGFIAGQYFLYGFQLQPLYRCDRWPCPNTVDCFISRPTEKTIFVIFMLAVACASLVLNMLEIYHLGWKKLKQGVTNHFSPDASETKHKPLEPQPQASSSDPPSASIGLPPYYTHPACPPIQARATGFPGGPPPPPADFTVVTLNDAQGRDPPVKHCNGHHLVTEQNWTSRVPERQTPASKASSAASSPEGRKGLTDSSGSSLEESALVVTPEEGEQALATTVEMHSPPLALLDPGRSSKASIGRARPGDLAI